One window from the genome of Musa acuminata AAA Group cultivar baxijiao chromosome BXJ1-4, Cavendish_Baxijiao_AAA, whole genome shotgun sequence encodes:
- the LOC135672039 gene encoding uncharacterized protein LOC135672039 yields MELRRGGCVLLALLFSFFSSSCGRTSSDGSASRSIDSLIRDRAFHELVRRRTGVAYRVPLPANLSAMEASVLRLRSSSLWRRGANLCASHIPPGTLAVPHVRRVVVVYQNWRGMSASYFGVPGYELAAPVIGLFLYDASDNASSAELDLRVTEDPVSIRFPVAAPDSSTRCARFERDGSVHLQNPASTGECTARSTGHFTIIVPSGSSSGHAPARKEKKWRVLAMDIVVGMFALALVVLMGVGIRRLVKKKRTMKQIVRHAEENDALGAACVGKSRMPSAAMTRTRPRMENEDAPMT; encoded by the coding sequence ATGGAACTAAGACGCGGTGGGTGCGTCCTCCTGGCCTTGTTATTCTCCTTCTTTAGCTCCTCCTGCGGCCGGACATCGAGTGATGGATCGGCGTCCCGCTCGATAGATTCCCTGATTCGAGATCGTGCGTTTCACGAGCTGGTCCGGCGCCGCACCGGCGTGGCGTACCGCGTGCCCCTCCCGGCGAATTTGTCGGCCATGGAGGCTTCGGTTCTGCGGCTGAGGAGCAGCAGTCTGTGGAGGCGAGGAGCCAATCTGTGCGCATCCCACATTCCTCCAGGAACACTTGCAGTGCCTCACGTCAGGCGAGTCGTGGTCGTGTACCAGAACTGGAGAGGCATGTCGGCTTCGTACTTCGGCGTGCCGGGCTACGAACTTGCTGCTCCTGTCATCGGCCTCTTCCTTTACGACGCATCCGATAACGCAAGCTCGGCAGAGCTCGATCTCAGGGTGACGGAAGACCCGGTATCCATCAGATTCCCAGTCGCTGCACCGGATTCCTCGACGAGATGTGCTAGGTTCGAACGAGATGGGTCGGTGCATCTCCAGAATCCGGCATCAACAGGCGAGTGCACGGCGAGGAGCACAGGGCACTTCACGATCATCGTGCCGTCAGGGAGCTCTTCAGGCCACGCTCCTGCAaggaaagagaagaagtggaGGGTTTTGGCCATGGACATCGTCGTCGGAATGTTTGCCTTGGCTTTGGTGGTTCTGATGGGGGTGGGTATACGTAGACTggtgaagaagaagaggacgatgAAGCAGATCGTGAGACATGCGGAAGAGAATGATGCACTGGGAGCTGCCTGTGTTGGGAAGAGCAGGATGCCATCGGCAGCGATGACTAGAACTCGGCCACGTATGGAGAACGAAGATGCACCCATGACATGA
- the LOC135644230 gene encoding V-type proton ATPase subunit E-like produces the protein MNDADVSKQIQQMVRFIRQEAEEKANEISVAAEEEFNIEKLQLVEAEKKKIRQEYERKEKQVEIRKKIEYSMQLNASRIEVLQAQDDLVSSMKEAAAKELLLVSVNQKAYQKLLKELIVQSLLRLKEPAVLLRCRKDDLHLVESVLNPAKEEYTKKANVHPPEIVVDNKTFLPPAPSHHNAHGPYCSGGVVLASIDGKIVCENTLDARLDVVFRKKLPEIRKLLFDQVIA, from the exons ATGAACGACGCCGATGTCTCCAAGCAGATCCAgcagatggtgcggttcatccgccAGGAGGCTGAGGAGAAGGCCAACGAGATCTCCGTCGCCGCCGAGGAG GAATTCAACATCGAAAAGCTGCAACTTGTTGAGGCTGAAAAGAAGAAGATCAGGCAAGAATATGAAAGGAAAGAGAAGCAAGTAGAAATTCGAAAGAAAAT TGAGTACTCAATGCAGCTGAATGCTTCTCGTATTGAAGTTCTTCAAGCGCAGGATGATTTAGTCAGCTCCATGAAGGAGGCTGCTGCAAAGGAACTCCTGCTTGTCAGTGTTAATCAAAAAGCTTACCAAAAGCTTCTGAAAGAGCTGATTGTCCAG AGCTTGCTAAGATTGAAAGAGCCAGCTGTCTTGTTGCGCTGTCGCAAGGATGATCTTCATCTTGTGGAGTCTGTTTTAAATCCAGCAAAGGAAGAATACACAAAGAAAGCAAATGTTCATCCTCCTGAAATTGTCGTAGATAATAAAACTTTCTTGCCACCTGCTCCTAGCCATCATAATGCTCATGGCCCCTACTG CTCTGGAGGTGTTGTCTTGGCTTCTATAGATGGGAAAATTGTCTGTGAGAACACACTTGATGCAAGACTTGACGTCGTGTTTCGGAAGAAACTTCCAGAG ATTCGGAAGCTTCTTTTCGACCAGGTTATCGCTTGA